From the genome of Candidatus Goldiibacteriota bacterium HGW-Goldbacteria-1, one region includes:
- a CDS encoding translation initiation factor IF-1 — translation MSKEDLIEAEGTIVEPLPNATFRVQIESGHKVLAHVSGKMRMNFIKLLPGDKVTVQLSPYDLTKGRIIYRKTK, via the coding sequence ATGTCAAAAGAAGACCTGATAGAAGCGGAAGGCACGATAGTAGAACCACTTCCGAATGCTACTTTCAGGGTGCAGATAGAAAGCGGGCATAAAGTTCTGGCTCATGTTTCAGGAAAAATGAGGATGAATTTTATCAAACTGCTTCCGGGCGATAAGGTTACAGTACAGCTTTCCCCGTATGATCTGACAAAAGGAAGAATAATTTACAGGAAGACAAAATAA
- a CDS encoding 50S ribosomal protein L36 — protein MKVRASVKKICEKCKVIKRKGKVKVICQNPKHKQTQG, from the coding sequence ATGAAAGTAAGAGCATCGGTTAAAAAGATATGTGAGAAATGCAAAGTAATAAAGAGAAAAGGCAAAGTAAAAGTGATTTGTCAAAACCCCAAGCACAAACAGACTCAGGGATAA